The following proteins are co-located in the Synechococcus sp. PROS-U-1 genome:
- a CDS encoding DUF563 domain-containing protein: protein MQINNLLNFVDFRFNVLSFETQVSQDVLTSHQQYNIWHQVGNIFFVAEPIKNKSDFISCTNVEVIFNCHSVFSNNSCNELNNISPSPVITVISRKLWPEQHIFPKLTSSAVALSGSFYLVSWSSDSENYYHFMMDICPKIMYIFAHNSFDSSKKILLIGRKTALIQKIISCFFPDMLESFLFMPPASYSIEDVVFINRPQPSYLSSSTIHLLNSKITSFLVSQNKSSKSNHIVYLRRGNGKNGRNISNEPLLEQLLVKIYDVKIIDCASLSTAEQWSTLSNACVVISPHGAAMTNILACQPGTLILELLPSNYHPSTFWFIANYLSLKLKRVIYESNSSNSIDPYMVCRELSSFLALNDKLI from the coding sequence ATGCAGATAAATAACTTATTAAATTTTGTTGATTTTCGCTTTAATGTCCTCTCTTTCGAGACTCAGGTGTCACAAGATGTGCTTACTTCTCATCAACAATATAACATATGGCATCAAGTAGGTAATATTTTTTTTGTAGCAGAACCTATAAAAAATAAGTCTGATTTTATTTCTTGCACTAATGTAGAAGTCATTTTTAATTGTCATTCAGTTTTCTCAAATAATTCTTGTAACGAGTTGAATAATATTAGTCCTTCCCCTGTAATCACCGTTATTTCTCGCAAGTTATGGCCAGAACAGCATATTTTCCCGAAACTAACTTCTTCAGCTGTTGCTTTATCTGGTTCTTTTTATCTAGTTTCGTGGAGTTCAGATTCTGAAAACTACTATCATTTCATGATGGATATTTGCCCAAAAATCATGTATATATTTGCTCACAATTCATTTGATAGCTCTAAGAAAATTTTACTTATTGGACGAAAGACTGCACTTATTCAAAAAATAATTTCATGCTTTTTTCCAGACATGTTAGAATCTTTTCTCTTTATGCCGCCTGCTAGTTATTCTATCGAAGATGTAGTATTTATCAATAGACCGCAGCCCTCTTATCTTTCTTCATCTACTATCCATTTATTGAATTCAAAAATAACCTCGTTTCTTGTCTCTCAGAATAAAAGTTCTAAATCCAATCACATTGTCTATTTGCGCCGCGGTAATGGAAAAAATGGAAGAAATATTTCAAATGAACCATTACTCGAACAACTCTTGGTTAAAATCTATGATGTTAAAATCATTGATTGTGCATCTCTCAGTACCGCTGAGCAATGGTCCACATTATCTAATGCTTGCGTTGTAATTTCTCCTCATGGCGCTGCTATGACAAATATATTAGCCTGTCAACCTGGCACATTGATTTTGGAGTTACTTCCCTCAAACTATCATCCTTCAACGTTTTGGTTTATAGCCAATTACCTCAGTTTAAAATTAAAACGTGTCATTTATGAGTCTAATTCAAGCAATAGTATAGACCCGTATATGGTATGCAGAGAGTTATCATCTTTTCTCGCACTCAACGACAAACTGATATGA
- a CDS encoding methyltransferase domain-containing protein, translating to MEKRRLNGRDLIKDHLEDKGLEYSQYSENNINPYVLKMVENIVKDKKNHTKRLCIIEFGARAGILGNILMQHYKQIRYIGIEPEPPSVTYQPLFKDKCETLLKSNTGNKILQKADIIIYADVLEHLSDPWTHLKKINLSCRENTKIVASVPNYFHHSAQRLLSKYRFDYEEWGVLDLTHMRFFGLENIVEMFEECGWEVKKDKIIPVFDPEGQKIVERIKKDGRYTWKEGKLSWEIESELDAIKLGSYQFVVECEKR from the coding sequence ATGGAAAAAAGAAGACTTAATGGAAGAGATTTAATCAAGGATCATCTCGAGGATAAAGGATTAGAATATTCACAATACTCGGAGAATAATATCAATCCATATGTACTTAAAATGGTAGAAAATATTGTAAAAGACAAAAAAAATCATACAAAGAGATTATGTATAATAGAATTTGGTGCAAGAGCTGGGATACTAGGTAATATTCTAATGCAACACTACAAACAAATAAGGTATATAGGAATTGAGCCAGAACCGCCATCAGTTACATACCAACCACTATTTAAAGATAAATGTGAAACTTTATTGAAAAGCAATACAGGGAACAAGATTTTACAGAAAGCTGATATAATTATTTATGCAGATGTTTTGGAACATCTAAGTGATCCGTGGACTCACCTAAAGAAAATTAATTTAAGCTGTAGAGAGAATACAAAAATTGTTGCTTCAGTTCCAAATTACTTTCATCATTCCGCACAAAGACTATTGTCAAAATATAGATTCGACTATGAGGAATGGGGAGTATTGGATCTTACACACATGAGATTTTTCGGATTAGAAAATATAGTCGAAATGTTCGAGGAGTGTGGTTGGGAAGTTAAAAAAGATAAAATTATCCCAGTATTTGACCCTGAAGGACAGAAAATAGTGGAGAGAATAAAAAAGGATGGTAGATATACCTGGAAGGAGGGAAAGTTGAGTTGGGAGATAGAATCAGAACTTGATGCAATTAAACTGGGATCATATCAGTTTGTCGTTGAGTGCGAGAAAAGATGA